One Acidobacteriota bacterium DNA window includes the following coding sequences:
- a CDS encoding ATP-binding cassette domain-containing protein gives MTTSPNSDLSVAIEFRDVGLQINDKVLVKDLRFAIKPGETLVLLGRSGSGKTTTLKLINRLLEPTSGQILIDGTPTSEWDIIKLRRRIGYVIQETGLFPHFTVERNVALVPRLENWEAEKTRRRVRDLLELVGLNPQVFAQRFPQELSGGQRQRVGVARALAADPPIILMDEPFGALDPLTRAELQQEFANLAKKLNKTIVFVTHDIREAFKLATRIGLFQDGKLIELSEPKEFLESKSVEARAFLETLNQ, from the coding sequence ATGACCACATCGCCAAACTCAGACTTATCGGTTGCCATCGAATTTCGCGATGTTGGTCTGCAAATCAATGATAAAGTTTTGGTCAAAGATTTGCGCTTTGCCATCAAACCCGGTGAGACGCTTGTCCTGCTGGGTCGCAGTGGTTCGGGAAAAACCACCACTTTGAAACTCATCAATCGTTTGCTCGAACCGACGAGCGGGCAAATCTTGATTGACGGCACGCCAACAAGCGAATGGGATATTATCAAGTTACGCCGACGCATTGGCTATGTCATTCAGGAAACCGGCTTGTTTCCACATTTCACGGTTGAACGTAACGTCGCATTGGTTCCCCGTCTGGAAAACTGGGAAGCAGAAAAAACCCGCCGACGGGTTCGAGATTTACTTGAACTCGTCGGATTAAATCCACAGGTTTTTGCACAGCGTTTTCCACAGGAACTTTCCGGCGGGCAGCGTCAAAGAGTGGGCGTCGCGCGCGCTTTAGCCGCTGACCCGCCGATTATTTTAATGGACGAGCCGTTCGGTGCGCTCGACCCGTTGACGCGCGCGGAACTGCAACAGGAATTCGCGAATTTAGCGAAAAAGCTCAATAAAACCATCGTTTTTGTCACTCACGATATCCGTGAAGCCTTCAAACTGGCAACGCGCATCGGACTTTTTCAGGACGGAAAGTTGATTGAGTTGAGTGAACCTAAAGAATTTCTTGAATCCAAAAGCGTCGAAGCCAGAGCCTTTTTGGAAACCCTGAACCAATGA
- a CDS encoding glycine betaine ABC transporter substrate-binding protein, with product MSLWEFFKQNISEILQLAFEHLLLVVIATGAAVIVGVPVGILLARKPQFAKPVLAIANILQTIPSLALFGALIPFVGLGSKPAIIALFLYSLLPIIRNTFTGINGVDPAVREAARAMGMTPWQMLIQVELPLALSVIIAGIRVATVISVGTATIAAAIGAGGLGMYIFRGLRMNDNNLVLAGAIPAALMALAADFFLGWFEKSLTPNRRRTVATANPYKRLATVSILLMIALLAIFFWQKKSGQTAFNLSSNNLPNGSQVRIVVGSKDFTEQVILSEIVAQLLETKLSAQVERKFELGGDLCHRGLLAKEIDVYVEYTGTAFAAILKHQALTDPREVYAQVKEEYEREFNLEWFAPLGFQNTFAVLVRGEDARNLNLQTISDAAQYAPKWRAGFGQDFMSRQDGYPGFSRAYGLKFSAPPREMDLSLTYRALASKQVDLIAGNSTDGLIDKLDLFQLEDDKKYFPPYEAAAVFRKEVLTAYPQIRDALKLIEGKITDAEMRRLNYAVDGEHRSPKDVANEFLANLK from the coding sequence ATGAGCCTGTGGGAATTTTTTAAACAGAATATCAGCGAGATTTTGCAACTCGCCTTCGAGCACTTGTTGCTCGTTGTCATCGCAACCGGTGCGGCAGTAATCGTTGGCGTGCCGGTTGGTATTCTGCTTGCGCGAAAACCGCAGTTTGCAAAACCGGTTCTCGCGATTGCCAATATTTTACAAACCATTCCGAGCCTTGCGCTTTTTGGCGCGCTTATCCCATTCGTCGGTCTTGGCAGCAAACCGGCTATCATTGCGCTTTTTCTTTATTCGCTCTTGCCGATTATCAGAAATACCTTCACAGGCATTAATGGCGTTGACCCGGCGGTGCGCGAAGCGGCGCGGGCAATGGGGATGACCCCGTGGCAAATGCTCATTCAGGTCGAATTGCCGCTGGCGCTCAGTGTCATTATTGCGGGTATTCGTGTGGCAACGGTGATTTCCGTAGGCACAGCGACCATTGCGGCAGCAATCGGCGCAGGCGGGCTTGGCATGTACATCTTTCGCGGACTCAGAATGAATGACAACAATCTGGTTTTAGCGGGCGCAATACCGGCAGCCTTGATGGCGCTTGCGGCTGATTTTTTTCTCGGTTGGTTTGAAAAAAGCCTCACGCCAAATCGCCGGCGAACGGTTGCCACAGCAAATCCCTATAAACGACTCGCCACCGTTTCAATCTTGTTAATGATTGCCTTGCTTGCGATTTTCTTCTGGCAAAAAAAATCGGGGCAAACGGCTTTCAATCTATCCTCAAATAATTTGCCAAACGGCTCGCAAGTGCGAATCGTCGTTGGCTCGAAAGATTTCACCGAGCAAGTGATTCTAAGCGAAATTGTCGCACAACTCCTGGAAACCAAATTAAGCGCACAGGTCGAACGCAAATTTGAACTCGGCGGCGACCTCTGCCATCGCGGCTTGCTTGCAAAAGAAATTGATGTCTATGTCGAATATACCGGCACGGCATTCGCGGCGATTTTAAAACATCAGGCACTGACCGATCCGCGCGAAGTTTACGCCCAGGTCAAAGAGGAATACGAACGTGAGTTTAACCTTGAATGGTTTGCTCCGCTCGGCTTTCAAAATACTTTTGCTGTACTGGTGCGCGGTGAAGATGCGCGCAATTTAAATTTGCAAACCATTTCGGACGCCGCGCAGTATGCGCCGAAATGGCGTGCCGGGTTCGGACAGGATTTCATGTCGCGGCAGGACGGTTATCCCGGTTTTTCGCGTGCCTACGGTTTGAAATTTTCTGCGCCGCCGCGTGAAATGGATTTATCGTTGACCTATCGGGCGCTGGCTTCCAAACAGGTCGATTTGATTGCCGGAAATTCAACCGATGGTTTGATTGATAAACTCGATTTGTTTCAGCTTGAAGACGACAAAAAATATTTCCCGCCTTACGAAGCCGCCGCCGTATTTCGCAAAGAAGTATTAACTGCGTATCCGCAAATCCGCGATGCCCTGAAACTCATCGAAGGCAAAATCACCGACGCCGAAATGCGCCGCCTGAATTACGCCGTTGACGGCGAACACCGCAGCCCGAAAGATGTCGCGAATGAGTTTTTAGCAAATTTGAAATGA
- a CDS encoding leucyl aminopeptidase, translating to MEVKADNSKFYEVEADALVVMVYEGEKADEGVLSEIDQRTGGILSEMLASDEMRGKQGDSVFIYRPGNIRAKRLLLVGGGKREELNFDAVRKLAGTATRFLRSKGVRSMAILRRSHLDIEGSVQAVVEGALLGLFEPDMYKTESKEERRIDEIILITSAEGASEALARGVERGKIIGDAVNMARELSNEPSSVLTPTELAERSKEVASTYGLDIDILDETRMKELGMGALLGVARGSDEPAKLIVLRYEPEGTEPMGNDADVIAIVGKGITFDTGGISIKPAEGMEKMKYDMSGAAATLAAMRAIAQLKPRINVIGVMPTTENMPSGRAYKPGDVLRAMSGKTIEVVNTDAEGRLILADAISYARKLGATKIIDLATLTGAVSIALGPVNVGVLGNDQKFIDEVCQSANEVGERFWQLPMDDDYKEIIKSDIADIKNSGGRYAGTITAAWFLRHFAENTPWVHLDIAGTAWENERKPYMSKGPTGVAIRTLINYVCNHAAK from the coding sequence ATGGAAGTCAAAGCCGATAATTCAAAATTTTATGAAGTCGAAGCCGATGCGCTGGTGGTTATGGTTTACGAAGGCGAAAAGGCTGATGAAGGCGTGCTCAGTGAAATTGACCAGCGCACCGGCGGAATTTTAAGCGAAATGCTCGCTTCGGATGAGATGCGCGGCAAGCAGGGCGATTCGGTATTCATCTATCGTCCGGGCAATATTCGCGCCAAACGCTTGCTGCTGGTTGGCGGCGGCAAACGCGAAGAGTTGAATTTCGATGCCGTTCGCAAACTTGCCGGAACCGCTACGCGATTTTTGCGCAGCAAAGGCGTGCGTTCGATGGCGATTCTACGGCGCTCGCACCTCGACATCGAAGGCAGCGTTCAGGCGGTTGTTGAAGGCGCATTGCTTGGCTTGTTCGAGCCGGATATGTATAAAACCGAAAGCAAAGAAGAGCGCCGCATTGATGAAATCATTTTAATCACTTCCGCAGAAGGCGCATCCGAAGCCCTGGCGCGTGGCGTCGAACGCGGCAAGATTATTGGCGATGCCGTGAATATGGCGCGTGAATTATCGAACGAACCAAGTTCCGTGCTGACCCCGACAGAACTTGCCGAGCGTTCAAAAGAGGTCGCGTCAACTTACGGACTCGACATTGATATCCTCGATGAAACGCGCATGAAAGAACTCGGCATGGGCGCGTTGCTTGGCGTGGCGCGCGGCTCTGACGAACCTGCGAAGTTGATTGTCTTGCGTTACGAACCCGAAGGCACAGAGCCAATGGGCAATGATGCCGATGTGATTGCGATTGTCGGCAAAGGCATCACCTTTGATACCGGCGGCATTTCCATCAAACCTGCCGAAGGCATGGAAAAAATGAAATATGATATGTCGGGCGCGGCAGCGACGCTTGCGGCAATGCGCGCCATCGCGCAACTCAAACCCCGCATCAATGTCATTGGCGTGATGCCTACAACCGAAAATATGCCTTCGGGTCGCGCTTATAAACCGGGCGATGTGTTGAGGGCGATGAGTGGCAAAACCATTGAAGTCGTCAACACCGATGCCGAAGGTCGGTTGATTCTCGCCGATGCCATCTCTTATGCGCGGAAACTCGGCGCGACAAAAATTATTGATTTAGCGACGCTCACCGGCGCGGTCTCTATCGCGCTGGGTCCGGTCAATGTCGGGGTGCTGGGCAATGATCAGAAATTTATTGATGAAGTTTGTCAGTCCGCAAATGAAGTTGGCGAACGGTTCTGGCAGTTGCCGATGGATGATGATTACAAAGAAATCATCAAGAGCGACATTGCCGATATTAAAAATTCCGGCGGGCGTTATGCAGGAACCATAACCGCCGCGTGGTTTTTACGCCACTTCGCAGAAAATACCCCGTGGGTGCATCTCGATATTGCCGGTACGGCTTGGGAAAATGAACGCAAACCGTATATGTCGAAAGGCCCGACGGGCGTAGCGATTCGCACCTTGATTAACTACGTCTGCAATCACGCCGCAAAATAA
- the smpB gene encoding SsrA-binding protein SmpB has translation MTSSEKVVASNREAYFNYHIVETYECGISLTGTEVKSIRQGRCNLKDSYAQVRNGEAWLFNAHISPYSHGHRDNHEPTRTRKLLLHKREIDRLAGKAQEKGLTLVPTKMYFKNGRLKVELAVAKGKKLYDKRETERRRDADREARSAIKERSR, from the coding sequence ATGACTAGCAGCGAAAAAGTCGTCGCTTCAAACCGTGAAGCCTATTTCAACTATCACATCGTTGAGACCTACGAGTGCGGCATTTCGCTTACCGGCACCGAAGTCAAATCCATACGTCAAGGTCGTTGCAATCTTAAAGACAGTTATGCGCAGGTCAGGAACGGCGAAGCCTGGTTATTCAACGCTCACATCAGCCCGTATTCGCACGGTCATCGTGATAACCACGAGCCAACACGCACCCGAAAACTCTTATTGCATAAACGAGAGATTGATCGTCTGGCGGGCAAGGCTCAGGAAAAAGGGCTGACCTTGGTGCCCACGAAAATGTATTTTAAAAATGGTCGTCTTAAAGTCGAACTGGCAGTTGCCAAAGGTAAAAAACTTTATGATAAACGCGAAACCGAACGTCGCCGCGATGCAGACCGCGAAGCCCGTTCAGCGATAAAAGAAAGGAGCAGGTGA
- a CDS encoding glycosyltransferase family 2 protein, whose amino-acid sequence MKQTASARPELSIFLPVYNEEENIELLDAKLKASLDTLGRTYEIIYVDDGSTDHSLVKLREKAAQNPQVRVIALRRNFGQTAAMSAGIDHARGEILIPMDADLQNDPVDIVRLLEKLDEGYDVVSGWRKNRQDKMITRRVPSMLANRLISLISGVHLHDYGCSLKAYRREMLADVKLYGEMHRFIPIYAKWAGARVTEIPVTHHARHAGKSKYGLSRTIKVLYDLITIKFMASYWTKPLYLFGTAGMICLAIAFLTFIAAMYYRFIEGVHLNRMPLATLTMIMFAMGIQFIFMGLIAEMVVRTYHESQDKPTYLIREKINVEDENATVE is encoded by the coding sequence GTGAAACAAACAGCGAGCGCGCGACCTGAGCTTTCGATTTTTCTGCCGGTTTATAACGAAGAAGAGAATATCGAGTTGCTCGATGCCAAGCTCAAAGCCTCGCTCGACACGCTGGGGCGCACTTATGAAATCATTTATGTCGATGATGGTTCAACTGACCATAGCCTGGTGAAATTGCGCGAAAAAGCTGCGCAAAATCCGCAAGTTCGTGTGATTGCTTTGCGTCGCAACTTCGGTCAGACAGCCGCCATGAGCGCAGGCATTGATCACGCCCGTGGCGAGATTTTGATTCCGATGGATGCCGATTTGCAAAATGACCCGGTGGATATTGTACGGTTGCTCGAAAAATTGGACGAAGGTTATGACGTGGTTTCGGGATGGCGCAAAAATCGGCAGGACAAAATGATTACCCGCCGTGTGCCTTCGATGCTTGCCAATCGCTTGATTTCACTCATCAGCGGCGTCCACCTGCACGATTACGGATGCAGTTTGAAAGCCTATCGCCGCGAAATGTTGGCAGATGTAAAACTGTACGGCGAAATGCACCGCTTCATTCCGATTTACGCGAAATGGGCAGGCGCGCGAGTAACTGAAATTCCGGTGACCCACCATGCGCGTCACGCCGGTAAATCGAAATATGGACTCTCGCGCACCATTAAAGTTCTCTATGATTTAATCACCATTAAATTCATGGCGAGTTACTGGACAAAACCGCTTTATCTGTTTGGCACAGCCGGGATGATTTGTCTGGCAATCGCTTTTTTGACCTTTATAGCCGCAATGTATTATCGCTTTATCGAAGGTGTCCATTTGAACCGCATGCCGCTTGCGACCTTGACGATGATTATGTTTGCTATGGGCATTCAATTTATTTTCATGGGCTTGATTGCCGAGATGGTGGTGCGCACCTATCACGAATCGCAGGACAAACCGACTTACCTGATTCGCGAAAAAATCAATGTCGAAGACGAAAATGCAACCGTTGAATAA
- a CDS encoding WecB/TagA/CpsF family glycosyltransferase, with amino-acid sequence MSKTKMQPLNKEIQPATKTENESLSAASCLLPSAYCTIAGIDINNLSQDEAIENIGRLIAKNEPHYMVVVNAAKVVTATRDSELKRIISNADLVTADGMSVVWASRLFGRPLKERVTGIDLFARLIATAAAKNLRVYFLGARDEAVKKVVEMLKTQHPTLQVAGSHHGYFTDSENPAIVEDIKSSRADLLFVAMGSPKQEKWIAANVEKTGARFALGVGGSFDHLSGAVRRAPLWMQNAGLEWLHRLMSEPRRMWRRYLIGNSQFIWVVVKQFFSRKSRA; translated from the coding sequence ATGTCGAAGACGAAAATGCAACCGTTGAATAAAGAGATTCAACCCGCAACTAAAACTGAGAATGAAAGCCTATCCGCTGCCTCCTGCCTCCTGCCTTCGGCTTACTGCACAATCGCCGGGATTGACATAAACAATCTCAGTCAAGACGAAGCCATCGAAAACATTGGTCGGTTGATTGCCAAAAATGAACCGCATTACATGGTTGTGGTGAATGCTGCCAAAGTGGTTACTGCCACTCGCGACAGCGAACTTAAACGAATTATATCGAATGCTGACCTGGTGACCGCAGATGGCATGTCTGTGGTTTGGGCTTCACGGTTATTTGGACGCCCGCTGAAAGAACGGGTCACCGGTATAGATTTATTTGCGCGCTTGATTGCGACGGCTGCGGCAAAAAATCTGCGCGTCTATTTTCTCGGCGCAAGAGATGAAGCTGTGAAAAAAGTTGTTGAAATGTTGAAAACTCAACATCCCACGTTACAGGTGGCAGGCTCGCATCACGGTTACTTTACCGATTCCGAAAACCCGGCGATTGTTGAAGACATTAAATCAAGTCGGGCGGATTTACTGTTTGTTGCAATGGGTTCGCCCAAACAGGAAAAATGGATTGCGGCAAATGTTGAAAAGACCGGCGCGCGGTTTGCGCTTGGGGTTGGCGGCAGCTTTGACCATTTGAGCGGCGCGGTTCGTCGCGCGCCGTTGTGGATGCAAAACGCCGGGCTTGAATGGTTGCACAGACTGATGAGCGAACCGCGCCGCATGTGGCGACGTTATTTAATCGGTAACTCCCAATTCATCTGGGTTGTTGTAAAGCAATTTTTCTCGCGAAAATCCCGCGCTTAG
- a CDS encoding O-antigen ligase family protein encodes MSRLLLIVYLATLALLPWMWFPPFPFLHEHAQWSDALFAVTAVIWFFERVSKPQLPRIRPLHFAIAGYFIAATLSLVFASSNALATAPKLLGIGELCLFTIITSDIASRAEMIKPIALTVAISSLAVGLAAITGLALFYFGVPTRLLGTYGDLMPSLYYARVQAATYQPNMLASFCIFAAAIIEHPEANFSVRFRRLVFASLLLTIMLTFSRAILIFLVAALMRRAQSRRQKIIAAVAVIICIGVIALLSFWNLSFDPAHPFAAHFNWNEASSRYTTIATSWQSLIDHPIFGVGLGNSPGFYRGMPFDAHLTPLNIAATLGLPALLAFTAIIFLLWRNRKRPTDLAIWSGLAGMLIDGLANDIEDFRHLWVLFGLADAKSEK; translated from the coding sequence ATGTCGCGGCTTTTGCTCATAGTTTATCTTGCAACCCTCGCACTGCTGCCGTGGATGTGGTTTCCACCCTTTCCTTTTTTGCATGAACACGCGCAGTGGAGCGATGCCTTATTTGCCGTTACCGCCGTCATCTGGTTTTTCGAGCGTGTGAGCAAACCTCAATTACCGCGAATTCGCCCGCTGCATTTTGCAATTGCCGGATATTTTATTGCCGCGACCTTATCGCTGGTTTTTGCTTCATCCAATGCGCTGGCAACCGCCCCAAAACTTTTAGGCATCGGCGAACTTTGTTTATTCACCATCATCACTTCCGATATAGCCTCACGCGCAGAAATGATTAAACCGATTGCCTTGACGGTAGCAATATCATCACTCGCCGTCGGTCTTGCAGCCATCACCGGACTTGCGCTTTTTTATTTCGGCGTACCTACGCGACTCCTTGGAACTTATGGGGATTTAATGCCATCGCTCTATTATGCGCGTGTGCAGGCGGCAACCTATCAACCGAATATGCTCGCAAGTTTCTGCATTTTCGCTGCGGCAATCATTGAACATCCGGAGGCGAATTTTTCAGTCAGATTTCGCCGACTGGTGTTTGCGAGCCTGTTGCTCACCATAATGCTCACTTTTTCACGGGCGATTTTAATTTTTCTGGTCGCGGCTCTGATGCGTCGCGCCCAATCGCGCCGGCAAAAAATTATCGCTGCGGTTGCTGTCATCATCTGTATTGGGGTTATTGCCCTTTTGAGTTTCTGGAATCTCTCATTCGATCCGGCGCATCCATTTGCCGCGCATTTCAACTGGAATGAAGCGTCCAGCCGCTACACAACCATTGCAACGTCATGGCAATCACTTATTGACCATCCGATTTTCGGAGTGGGACTTGGCAACAGTCCCGGCTTCTATCGCGGGATGCCTTTTGACGCGCACCTGACGCCGCTCAACATCGCCGCAACCCTTGGGCTTCCGGCGTTGCTCGCCTTTACGGCAATCATTTTTCTTTTGTGGCGCAACAGAAAACGCCCTACAGATTTGGCGATTTGGAGCGGGCTTGCAGGAATGTTGATTGACGGGCTGGCAAACGACATTGAAGATTTTCGCCACCTCTGGGTGCTGTTCGGTCTGGCGGATGCAAAATCCGAGAAATGA
- a CDS encoding bifunctional oligoribonuclease/PAP phosphatase NrnA, protein MSRDRRTLTDVSGRTAEVVPLKKSAELVALLEKHRGERHAIVMQDYPDPDAISSAWAHKMIAARFAIECDIIYEGRISHQENLALVQLTDIDLVRYGEGCDLKQYQGTVFVDNQGTTSKLTDRFEALGIKPLVIVDHHEPQNRITADFTDIRKVGATATIYTEYLREGLFELKKNDPKCVMLATSLMHGIRSETSGLVRAHLEEMEAATFLTNLIDHSMLEDIMSVKRSKKVMDVVRLALENRTIQDSYSISGVGYLRVEDRDSIPQAADFLLTEENVHTAIVYGIIIKGDREMVVGSMRTDKVTLNPDEFLKEALGATETGRYYGGGRRGAGGFEIPIGFLAGIVDDELNRMKWHLYDELIKKKFFARIGVTSPTQIPRESSRDASKLETGALRLEE, encoded by the coding sequence ATGTCGAGAGACAGAAGAACTCTCACCGATGTGAGTGGTAGAACGGCAGAGGTTGTGCCATTAAAAAAATCTGCCGAACTGGTCGCCTTGCTTGAAAAACATCGAGGTGAGCGCCATGCCATTGTCATGCAAGATTATCCTGACCCCGACGCCATCTCTTCGGCATGGGCGCACAAAATGATTGCGGCGCGATTTGCTATTGAATGTGACATCATTTATGAAGGTCGCATCTCGCATCAGGAAAATCTCGCGCTGGTACAACTCACCGATATTGATCTGGTGCGTTATGGTGAAGGCTGTGACCTCAAACAATATCAAGGCACCGTGTTTGTCGATAATCAAGGAACAACTTCAAAACTCACAGACCGCTTTGAAGCCCTCGGGATAAAGCCTCTGGTCATCGTTGACCATCACGAACCGCAAAACCGCATCACCGCCGATTTCACAGATATTCGTAAAGTCGGAGCCACGGCAACCATTTATACCGAATACCTTCGCGAAGGGTTGTTTGAACTGAAAAAGAACGACCCCAAATGCGTGATGCTGGCGACCTCTTTAATGCACGGAATTCGCAGCGAAACCAGCGGACTGGTGCGCGCTCATCTGGAAGAAATGGAGGCTGCGACTTTTCTTACCAACCTCATTGATCATTCCATGCTTGAAGACATTATGTCCGTGAAGCGTTCAAAAAAAGTCATGGATGTGGTCAGGCTGGCGCTCGAAAATCGCACCATTCAAGACAGCTACTCGATTTCCGGCGTCGGCTACTTGCGCGTCGAAGACCGCGACTCGATTCCGCAAGCTGCGGATTTTCTACTCACCGAAGAGAATGTTCACACCGCGATTGTTTACGGCATCATCATCAAAGGCGACCGCGAAATGGTGGTCGGTTCGATGCGCACGGATAAAGTGACGCTCAACCCCGATGAGTTTTTAAAAGAAGCATTGGGCGCAACCGAAACCGGACGTTATTACGGCGGCGGACGACGCGGTGCCGGTGGGTTTGAAATTCCCATAGGTTTTTTGGCGGGAATCGTTGATGATGAATTGAACCGCATGAAATGGCACCTCTATGATGAGCTTATCAAAAAGAAATTCTTTGCTAGAATAGGAGTGACAAGTCCCACACAAATTCCCCGTGAATCATCACGCGATGCTTCAAAACTCGAAACCGGCGCACTGCGTCTGGAAGAGTGA
- a CDS encoding NAD(P)/FAD-dependent oxidoreductase, which produces MSDKFNRRQFIKDLSLGAAALALLPNVSIARKRNNLTIQGTPKNVVILGGGLAGLAAAYELKKAGHTVTVLEARKQPGGRVRTLRDFDDGLYAEAGPVAFPESHTFTWDYTREFSLPIRPAFRIDLDSLANIRGQQFRIGPSSTTIPLDLKASERQAGIGGMPALYLGNYMREVGNPRRAGFPTEMLRQIDSLSLRQLLINEGASEDAIRIIEASQLGILGFGLDSVSAMDGVVTEAIASDAIFYEIIDGMDLLPSALKKKVKKQFRKAAIVERLEQTATGVTVYYTQGGESLSINADRVICTIPFPVLKNIPVTPAFSAEKQQVINELKLTPVTRTYLQFRRRIWEESKLSGYGITDLNVQNTYSPTITQPGARGILASYAGGQRALDLSAMSETDRQSEVQRQMSGMFGVTKKQLDMGISQIWHEDPWTRGGFAYFEPGQMATLLPLAQQAEGRIHFAGEHTSAWHGWMNGALESGVRAAEEVNNA; this is translated from the coding sequence ATGTCCGACAAATTTAATCGTCGCCAGTTCATTAAAGACTTGAGCCTTGGCGCAGCCGCACTTGCATTACTACCGAATGTTTCTATTGCCCGAAAACGCAACAATCTGACGATTCAAGGCACGCCGAAAAATGTCGTCATCCTTGGCGGCGGACTCGCAGGTCTTGCTGCCGCTTACGAACTTAAAAAAGCCGGTCACACGGTTACTGTTTTAGAGGCGCGCAAACAACCGGGTGGGCGTGTGCGCACCCTGCGCGATTTCGACGATGGGTTATATGCCGAAGCCGGACCCGTCGCTTTTCCCGAAAGCCACACCTTTACGTGGGACTACACGCGTGAATTCAGTTTGCCGATTCGTCCGGCATTTCGCATCGACCTGGATTCGCTGGCAAACATTCGCGGACAGCAATTCCGCATCGGCCCGTCAAGCACGACCATTCCGCTTGATTTAAAGGCAAGCGAAAGACAGGCAGGCATCGGCGGTATGCCGGCGCTCTATCTTGGTAATTATATGCGCGAAGTCGGCAATCCCCGGCGCGCAGGGTTCCCGACCGAAATGTTGCGGCAGATTGATTCGCTGTCTTTGCGCCAGTTGTTAATTAATGAAGGCGCATCCGAAGATGCCATCCGCATTATTGAAGCTTCGCAACTCGGCATCCTCGGATTCGGACTGGATTCGGTTTCGGCAATGGACGGCGTCGTCACCGAAGCCATCGCTTCGGACGCCATCTTTTATGAAATCATTGACGGCATGGATTTATTGCCGAGCGCGCTGAAAAAGAAGGTCAAGAAGCAATTCCGCAAAGCCGCCATCGTTGAACGCCTCGAACAGACCGCAACCGGCGTGACGGTTTATTATACGCAGGGCGGTGAAAGTTTAAGTATCAATGCTGACCGGGTGATTTGTACGATTCCCTTTCCGGTGTTGAAAAATATTCCTGTGACCCCGGCGTTTTCGGCTGAAAAACAACAGGTGATTAATGAATTGAAACTGACGCCGGTGACGCGCACCTATCTGCAATTTCGTCGTCGCATCTGGGAAGAGAGTAAATTGAGCGGTTACGGCATCACCGATTTGAATGTGCAAAACACCTATTCACCGACGATTACTCAACCGGGCGCACGCGGCATCCTGGCATCGTATGCAGGCGGGCAGCGGGCTTTGGATTTAAGCGCGATGAGCGAAACCGACCGGCAAAGTGAAGTGCAGAGGCAGATGTCGGGAATGTTCGGTGTAACCAAAAAGCAATTGGATATGGGGATAAGTCAAATCTGGCACGAAGACCCCTGGACGCGCGGTGGATTCGCCTATTTCGAGCCGGGACAGATGGCAACGCTTTTACCGCTCGCGCAACAAGCCGAGGGACGCATTCATTTCGCAGGCGAACACACTTCCGCGTGGCACGGCTGGATGAACGGGGCATTGGAATCGGGGGTTCGCGCCGCCGAAGAAGTCAATAACGCCTGA
- a CDS encoding type II toxin-antitoxin system ParD family antitoxin translates to MTITLSPELEKKINERIESGKYTSANEVISEAFKVLEEQEELDRLKYEALKRDIEEGIESLENGEGIPAEQVFAEIRERHKMLRKTQ, encoded by the coding sequence ATGACTATCACGCTGTCGCCCGAATTAGAGAAAAAAATAAACGAGCGCATTGAAAGCGGTAAGTATACTTCGGCAAACGAGGTCATCAGCGAAGCCTTTAAAGTTCTCGAAGAACAGGAAGAACTCGACAGGCTGAAATACGAAGCCCTCAAACGCGACATCGAAGAAGGCATCGAATCATTGGAAAACGGCGAAGGTATTCCGGCTGAGCAAGTTTTTGCGGAAATCCGTGAAAGACATAAAATGCTGAGAAAAACCCAATGA
- a CDS encoding type II toxin-antitoxin system RelE/ParE family toxin, which yields MKKCIFSRPAQKDFQNIYDYIAEIDEDAALDFTTRLQLMCDNLAKMPQMGRARDDLKKGLRSFFIESYVIFYQITGTDIQIIRVLHSARNIERIFSKR from the coding sequence ATGAAAAAGTGCATTTTCAGTCGCCCTGCTCAAAAAGACTTTCAGAACATTTATGATTACATTGCCGAGATAGATGAAGATGCCGCTTTGGATTTTACGACCCGCCTGCAACTGATGTGCGATAATTTGGCGAAAATGCCGCAAATGGGAAGAGCTAGAGATGACTTGAAAAAAGGGCTTCGCAGTTTTTTCATAGAAAGCTATGTTATTTTCTATCAGATAACCGGCACGGATATTCAAATCATTCGTGTCTTGCACAGTGCCAGAAATATCGAACGAATCTTTTCAAAGCGATAG